Proteins encoded together in one Shewanella oneidensis MR-1 window:
- a CDS encoding DUF2809 domain-containing protein, translating into MPVNVFSRQPDRKSFLIYAVLLFVIEVLIARFVPSGFIRGFVGDVLVVMLLFCMARALVPVVNVKGEPINRLLHTPWLALAVLLFAFAIEFGQYWGLVDKLGLGGNRLARIVIGSHFDPLDLLAYFVGYLILMGLYWKRN; encoded by the coding sequence ATGCCTGTTAACGTTTTTAGCCGTCAGCCCGATCGAAAATCTTTTTTAATTTATGCCGTGTTGCTGTTTGTTATCGAAGTCTTGATTGCGCGTTTTGTGCCTTCGGGGTTTATTCGCGGCTTTGTCGGTGACGTATTGGTGGTGATGTTATTGTTTTGCATGGCGCGTGCTCTAGTGCCTGTAGTCAATGTGAAGGGGGAGCCAATCAATCGGTTATTGCATACGCCTTGGTTGGCATTGGCCGTATTGCTGTTTGCCTTTGCCATTGAGTTTGGTCAGTATTGGGGCTTAGTGGACAAGTTGGGTCTTGGCGGTAATCGCTTGGCGCGAATCGTGATTGGTAGCCATTTCGACCCACTCGATTTGCTGGCTTACTTTGTGGGATACCTGATATTGATGGGTCTGTATTGGAAGCGAAATTAG